The nucleotide sequence ATAAGGCAATCCGCATAGAGACGAATACAATCCTCGAACTAGTGGTTGACCGAAGGAACTTTGCCTGGTTATCTGAACCCAGAAAACCCAACTGGCAGAATTTTGAAAGGCTGTAAACCCCTCAAAATCTGCCTGGCAGACTCCTAGAGACTGCTAAAGATGGCAAAGAATAGAAAAGTCATGGTTTTGCATCATCGCTAACGCTTCCACGTTACTCTTGGCAAAATTTGAGACTCATCCACCCGGTGCTTGTATTTCATTGCAAAATTCAGCAAGGAGTCCAACAAGGAGTCAGACAGGTAATGGGGTTGCAATCCCAGATCCAGCAGTTTGGTGTTTTTGGCATTGAAATAGTGCTCTTCCTTCTCAATCCGGGGGTTGTCCAGGTTGTTGATTGCAACCTTCAGCCCTAAGGCGGTTCCCGCCTTTTGCACCATATTTGCCAGATCACCTACACTGAACTGTTCTGTGAACTGGTTGAGTACGCGGAATTCTCCCGGTTCAGCCGGGGTGGCGATCGCCAGTTCCACACACCGCACCGTATCCCGAATGTCCAGGAACCCGCGCGTTTGCCCTCCTTTTCCATAGACCGTCAGAGGATGCCCGACGGCTGCCTGAATGCAAAATCGATTCAATGCCGTGCCAAACACCCCGTCATAATCCAGCCGATTGATCAACAACTCATCCATGCCAGTCTCGTCAGTCAGCACTCCATAAACCACACCCTGGTTGAGATCTGTCGCCCGTAATCCCCAAATTCTGCAAGCAAAGTGGATGTTGTGCGAGTCGTGAACCTTACTCAGGTGATACATGCTACCCGGCTGTTTGGGATAGGGCAGGGTGTCCTTACGCCCATTGTGTTCAATGGTGATGTAGCCCTCTTCAATGTCAATATTGGGCGTGCCGTATTCGCCCATTGTGCCCAGCTTAACCAGGTGACAGTCCGGAAAATCCTCTTTAATTGCGTAGAGAATATTGAGCGTACCAGCCACATTATTGACCTGGGTCATGACCGCATGTTCCCGGTCAATCATAGAAAAGGGAGCTGATCGCTGTTCCCCAAAGTGAACGATCGCCTCCGGTTGAAACTGGTGCATCGCCCGGCTGAGGAAATCGTAGTTGGTAATATCGCCAATGAATAACTCAATGGATTTACCCGTCAAATCTTTCCAACGCTGAATTCGCTGATGAATTGGGGCAATGGGGGTTAACGTTTCCGCACAAAGCTCCATATCCCAAAGCCGCCTGACCAGGCTATCTAGAATTCCAACCTCGTAGCCTCGGTTAGAAAGATAGAGTGCAGTTGCCCAACCGCAATAGCCATCGCCACCAATCACTAGGACTTTCATCTTCCTAAAACTCGCTTGCAGATACTCCGCTAAATCTACCATTGCTCTGCACCTTCTGCGCATCAAATTCGGCAGGAGGATGAAGGATGTAAGCGCAGCCGTTCCCGCAGGATAGGATAAAGGAGGGGGACAGGTGAACAGTGGCTGGTCGTAAGTTTTTAGCGATGAACCTTTTAGGGATGAAACCATCCCCCTCTCTTTCTCTTCCCTCCCCCTCTCTTTCTTTCCCCTCCTCCCTCTCTTCCCCTTTCCAATTCACTTCAAATGCAAATAGCGCTTTAAGATCTAAATTGAACGTTTAAGTTTCCTTCACCCCTCATCCTCCTAACTGCTTACATGACCTATTGCCTTGGCATCCTGACACGCACCGGCTTAGTCATGGCTGCGGATTCACGCACAAATGCCGGAGTCGATTACGTTTCTACCCACCAAAAGCTGTTCGACTTCTCCAATCCAGGCGATCGCGTCATTTTACTTTGCACTTCAGGCAATCTTTCTACGACCCAGGGAACCCTGACCCTGCTGCGTCAGGATTTAACTTCCGGGGCAGACACAAACTTGCATACACTCTCCAGCATGTATGAGATTGCCCGCTACATCGGCTCCAAATCAAGACAGGTGCAAGAACAGGACCGTCCCTGGCTGGAGCAGGACCGCATCGATTTCGCCTGTTCTTTTCTGCTGGGCGGACAAATTAAGGGTGAAGAGCCAGCCCTTTACCTGATTTACAGTCAGGGGAATTGTATTCAGGCCTCAAAGGATACTCCCTTCCTCCAGATTGGTGAAACGAAGTATGGTAAGCCCATCCTGGATCGCATTCTGGACTTTGATACGCCCCTGGAGGATGCGGCGAAATGTGCCTTACTTTCTATCGATTCCACCATGAAGTCCAACATTTCCGTCGGACCTCCCATCAACCTGGTGATGTATGAAATAGACACCTATAAAATTCGCTATGAGTTGCGCCTGAAGATAGGAGCGCCCTATTTACAAAAGATCCGCAATATGTGGGAAGTATCCATCAAAGAAGCGTTTGATCGTATGCCTAACGTTGACTGGGAGAACTATATGCAGGTTCCAGGCGATCCAGCTCTATAACTAATCAATTAATCGCCCCATCCCAGCCAGTGCCCCCGATCCAATTTGTCTGAGCGCTCCAGACGTGGGCGCTTGCGATTTTCCCGTTGCTGCTTCATACGTTTCACAAACTGTTGCCGCTGCTCCAGGGTCAGCACTTCTCGAATTTCCAGCAAACTATTGAAGCGGTTATCAGCATGTTGCTGCTTTAAAGTCCTCACCTGACGATATTTCTCGCGTACCTGGTCGGCGGAAGCGTCACTTGCCAGCATTTCCCTCATTTCTTTCTGAGCCTGCTGCATGGCCTGCCGCTGCTTTGATAAGTCATCTCGATAGCGACTGCGAATCGCCTGAATCTTTTGGATCTGCTCCTGGCTCAGGTTTAGATTCTCTAACCAGCCTTCCTCTGAACGGCGACCTTTTTGTTCTACCGGACCCTGGGCAAGCGGGTTGGAGAACAGATTGCTTGGGTTGGCAAGGGCGATCGCCCCTCCCAGGGTAAGGACAGCAGCAGCAACCATAGCAATGCGACGCGCGAACATGGGATCTACCTCCTGATGGAAGGGAGCAGGGAATGGGTTGAAAGGGTTGAAGCGATAACCAATGGGAAACCGGGTACCTGACTCTTCAGAACAGACCAGTCTTCTTCTGAGTCATCGTTGACCGAGGCATCCCAACTAGTTTCAATGAACGTTTCCAGCACCCTTAGATCAGAAGCACTGGGACTGGAAGGGTACAGGGCACGATAGCTGAATACACCAGCCACGAGACCAGCCGCGATCGCCGTTGGCACCCATGCCGACCGATACCATCTGCTTCGGGAAAACGGTCGCACTGTCTGAGAGGGTTCATCTAACTGGGCGATCGCACTCAAAATTTTTGTCTCCAGATCGGGGGCTGGAGAAGGTGGCTGAGGACGATTTTGTTGTAAAAACCTGACCAGATCGTGGTCGTCATCGGGGGGAAGAATAGGCGGGTGGGTCATAGTTGGACTCCTTCTTTCTGCAAAAACTGGCGCATCGCAGCACGGGCATGAAACAACCGGGACTTCACTGTTCCGACAGGAATTCCAAGAATTTCAGCAACCTCCTTTTGAGGCACTTCTTCCAGATCATGCAACACCAGAATGGTGCGGTGATCAAAACTGAGTTGAGTTAATCCGCGCTGTACCAGATCCTGATAATGGAAACGCATAACATCAGGAGCATCCTGCTGGGTTGGAGTGTTGTGGGTCAATACCTGAAGCCGGGTGCGCCGCTGAGCCGCTGCCTGGCGCTGGTCAGAAGCCACATTCCAGGCAATTCGATAGAGCCAGGTTGAAAACTGGGCAGACTGTCGAAACTTTGGCAATCCTTTCCAGGCTCTTAAAAAGACCTCCTGCACCAGATCATCCAGTGCTGAGGCGTCACAAAGTTGGAAAAGGATAGACCTTACCCGTTTTTGATGGCGACGGTAGAGACTCTGAAAACTTTGGGAGTCTCCCTGAAGACACTGCTGCACCAGGTCGCGATCGGAGTTGCCCGTGAAAGGCTGGGACTGATTTTGCTCGGCCGGGTCACGCGATTCTACCGCCACAGATAACACCTGAAAAGTTCACTCCATTCATTCTCATACCTCTCTGATCAGATAAGACCGGGCCAGTTCAGAAAAGGTTCAAAGTATATAGCGATCCTATCTGGATTGTGAGAAAGGATTCCTGGGGAATCCTTTCTCACAAAGCCTCTCACTCTCACAACTGATTTTAGGACTGCTATAGTAACAGGCTGAAGGGGG is from Leptothermofonsia sichuanensis E412 and encodes:
- a CDS encoding sigma-70 family RNA polymerase sigma factor codes for the protein MAVESRDPAEQNQSQPFTGNSDRDLVQQCLQGDSQSFQSLYRRHQKRVRSILFQLCDASALDDLVQEVFLRAWKGLPKFRQSAQFSTWLYRIAWNVASDQRQAAAQRRTRLQVLTHNTPTQQDAPDVMRFHYQDLVQRGLTQLSFDHRTILVLHDLEEVPQKEVAEILGIPVGTVKSRLFHARAAMRQFLQKEGVQL
- a CDS encoding Spy/CpxP family protein refolding chaperone produces the protein MFARRIAMVAAAVLTLGGAIALANPSNLFSNPLAQGPVEQKGRRSEEGWLENLNLSQEQIQKIQAIRSRYRDDLSKQRQAMQQAQKEMREMLASDASADQVREKYRQVRTLKQQHADNRFNSLLEIREVLTLEQRQQFVKRMKQQRENRKRPRLERSDKLDRGHWLGWGD
- a CDS encoding NAD-dependent epimerase/dehydratase family protein, whose translation is MKVLVIGGDGYCGWATALYLSNRGYEVGILDSLVRRLWDMELCAETLTPIAPIHQRIQRWKDLTGKSIELFIGDITNYDFLSRAMHQFQPEAIVHFGEQRSAPFSMIDREHAVMTQVNNVAGTLNILYAIKEDFPDCHLVKLGTMGEYGTPNIDIEEGYITIEHNGRKDTLPYPKQPGSMYHLSKVHDSHNIHFACRIWGLRATDLNQGVVYGVLTDETGMDELLINRLDYDGVFGTALNRFCIQAAVGHPLTVYGKGGQTRGFLDIRDTVRCVELAIATPAEPGEFRVLNQFTEQFSVGDLANMVQKAGTALGLKVAINNLDNPRIEKEEHYFNAKNTKLLDLGLQPHYLSDSLLDSLLNFAMKYKHRVDESQILPRVTWKR
- a CDS encoding proteasome-type protease, whose amino-acid sequence is MTYCLGILTRTGLVMAADSRTNAGVDYVSTHQKLFDFSNPGDRVILLCTSGNLSTTQGTLTLLRQDLTSGADTNLHTLSSMYEIARYIGSKSRQVQEQDRPWLEQDRIDFACSFLLGGQIKGEEPALYLIYSQGNCIQASKDTPFLQIGETKYGKPILDRILDFDTPLEDAAKCALLSIDSTMKSNISVGPPINLVMYEIDTYKIRYELRLKIGAPYLQKIRNMWEVSIKEAFDRMPNVDWENYMQVPGDPAL